From one Streptomyces sp. R41 genomic stretch:
- a CDS encoding GNAT family N-acetyltransferase gives MSEIRTPRLLLRRWLDDDLVPLSEIHADPEVMRWVGDGTPRSLEETAEDIEAWEEEWDEEGFGIFAVELLGSGELAGAVGLYVPDSPPDVAGQVAIAWRLGRPFWGQGYASEAAQATLEFALQDRGLDRVVAVCRTSDTASANVLDKLGMRAESTARDAETGHDLRVYGIDLTEYQA, from the coding sequence ATGAGCGAGATCCGCACCCCCCGTCTTCTCCTGCGCCGCTGGCTGGATGACGACCTTGTCCCCCTGTCCGAGATCCACGCCGATCCCGAGGTGATGCGCTGGGTCGGCGACGGTACGCCGCGCTCCTTGGAAGAGACCGCCGAGGACATCGAGGCGTGGGAGGAGGAGTGGGACGAGGAGGGCTTCGGGATCTTCGCCGTCGAGCTCCTCGGATCCGGTGAGCTGGCCGGAGCGGTGGGCCTGTACGTTCCGGACTCACCGCCCGACGTCGCGGGTCAGGTGGCGATCGCCTGGCGGCTCGGGCGGCCGTTCTGGGGGCAGGGGTACGCGTCGGAGGCGGCGCAGGCCACGCTCGAGTTCGCTCTTCAGGACCGCGGTCTCGACCGGGTCGTCGCCGTATGCCGGACGAGCGACACCGCGTCCGCGAACGTGCTGGACAAACTCGGAATGCGGGCGGAGAGCACGGCGCGGGACGCGGAGACGGGGCACGATCTGCGGGTGTACGGGATCGACCTCACGGAGTACCAGGCCTAG
- a CDS encoding MFS transporter, which produces MRTWGPLTAVCLGTFMLLLDVTIGVVALPDMARALHASLGDLQWVIDGYALALAALLLAVGAAADILGRRRVHVAGVALFAVASLLCGLASGPGMLVAARALQGVGAAAMFATTLPLLGSVYQGRQRSAALGVWGAVSGSAAAVGPVLGGLLTEGPGWRWIFFVNLPVSVASVWLTLKVVPESRGPRGMRIDWAGTAAFACFAGATTYGVVRAGSDGWTSAVTTGSFALAALSLVAFVLVERRAAHPLLDLSLLRKPAFVGVMVGALAFNGAAFGVIPYLSTWMQTVLGMSPVRGGLTLLPMTGASVVVAILAGKLLHGVPARLTIGGGLLLIGSGALCQAVLDAGASWTVLVPGLVLVGIGTGFVSPAIAGAALAAVPPERAGMAGGAVNTVRQLGYALGVAVFGTVLTSRMQDTLSHDAAHTLAGGGAGALRGALSEHTLRAAFASGLNTASVAAGVTGMVAGALVLMLVRTPRPAASEAVAPAETVTASRR; this is translated from the coding sequence ATGCGTACATGGGGGCCGCTCACGGCGGTGTGCCTGGGGACTTTCATGTTGTTGCTGGACGTGACGATCGGGGTCGTCGCGCTGCCGGACATGGCGCGGGCGCTGCACGCGTCACTGGGTGATCTGCAGTGGGTGATCGACGGGTACGCGCTCGCTCTCGCCGCACTGCTGCTGGCAGTCGGGGCCGCGGCCGACATCCTCGGCCGCCGCCGGGTGCATGTGGCGGGCGTCGCGCTCTTCGCGGTGGCGTCGCTGCTGTGCGGGCTGGCGTCCGGGCCCGGGATGCTGGTGGCCGCGCGCGCACTGCAAGGCGTGGGCGCGGCGGCGATGTTCGCGACGACGCTGCCGCTGCTCGGCTCCGTCTACCAGGGGCGACAGCGATCGGCGGCGCTCGGGGTGTGGGGTGCGGTCAGCGGGAGCGCGGCCGCGGTCGGGCCGGTGCTTGGCGGGCTGCTCACCGAGGGGCCCGGCTGGCGGTGGATCTTCTTCGTGAACCTGCCGGTGAGCGTGGCGTCGGTGTGGCTGACGCTGAAGGTCGTGCCCGAGTCGCGAGGTCCACGCGGCATGCGCATCGACTGGGCGGGCACGGCGGCGTTCGCGTGCTTCGCGGGGGCGACGACGTACGGGGTGGTGCGGGCCGGGTCCGACGGCTGGACGTCGGCGGTCACGACGGGCTCGTTCGCGCTCGCGGCGCTCTCGCTGGTCGCGTTCGTGCTCGTCGAGCGTCGGGCGGCCCATCCGCTGCTCGATCTGTCGCTGCTGCGCAAGCCCGCTTTCGTGGGCGTGATGGTGGGCGCGCTCGCCTTCAACGGGGCAGCGTTCGGTGTCATCCCGTATCTGTCGACCTGGATGCAGACGGTGCTGGGCATGAGCCCGGTGCGCGGTGGGCTCACCCTGCTGCCGATGACGGGCGCCTCGGTGGTGGTCGCGATCCTGGCAGGGAAGCTGCTGCACGGGGTTCCGGCGCGGCTGACGATAGGCGGCGGGCTGCTGCTGATCGGCTCGGGCGCCCTGTGCCAGGCCGTACTGGACGCGGGTGCGAGCTGGACGGTGCTGGTGCCGGGCCTGGTATTGGTGGGAATCGGCACAGGGTTCGTCTCCCCCGCCATCGCCGGCGCGGCGCTCGCAGCGGTACCGCCGGAGCGGGCGGGCATGGCGGGCGGCGCGGTCAACACGGTCCGCCAGCTCGGGTACGCGCTCGGAGTGGCCGTCTTCGGCACGGTGCTGACCTCCCGTATGCAGGACACGCTGTCGCACGACGCGGCGCACACGCTGGCGGGCGGCGGCGCCGGGGCGCTGCGGGGCGCACTGTCCGAGCACACGCTGCGGGCCGCCTTCGCGTCGGGGCTCAACACGGCGTCGGTGGCCGCGGGTGTGACGGGGATGGTCGCCGGCGCGCTGGTACTGATGTTGGTGCGGACACCGCGTCCTGCGGCGAGCGAGGCCGTGGCACCGGCCGAGACGGTGACGGCGTCTCGCCGGTGA
- a CDS encoding long-chain fatty acid--CoA ligase has protein sequence MREFTNPPLASAPPVGGLADVVFDHALEDPLHIALGRKDEQGQWRDVTSAEFRDEVLALAKGLLAQGIRFGDRVAIMCRTRYEWTLFDFALWTIGVQVVPIYPTSSAEQVFWMLYDAEVSAVMVEHEDHAMTIATVVDRLPQLHKLWQLDVGAVQELYEAGAHIDDEVVHRHRRAVTPESTATIIYTSGTTGRPKGCVISHANFMFEADTVIERWEPVFHSKRGDEAATLLFLPLAHVFGRMVQVAAFRGKVKFGHQPQLNAAALLPDLAAFQPTFFLAVPYIFEKVFNAARRKAEKDGKSGPFEKAVEVAVRYADAIESKAWGIGPGPSASLRMQHQFFDKVVYSKVRAAMGGRVKHAMSGGSAMDRRLGLFFAGAGVSIYEGYGLTESTAAATANPPERTRFGTVGQAIPGTTVHIADDGEIWLHGGNVFQGYLNNQKATDAALHDGWLATGDLGSLDEDGYLTITGRKKEILVTSGGKSVSPGILEERVRDHPLVAQCIVVGNDRPYIAALVTLDSEAVEHWLQMRGKPQLSPAQLVRDPDLETEVRRAVVAANTLVSQAESIRTFRILAHQFTEEHGLLTPSLKLKRKAIEKAYSTEVEALYRA, from the coding sequence TTGCGCGAGTTCACCAACCCTCCGTTGGCGTCGGCGCCGCCGGTGGGCGGCTTGGCTGACGTCGTCTTCGACCATGCCCTGGAAGACCCGCTGCACATCGCTCTCGGCCGCAAGGACGAGCAGGGGCAGTGGCGCGATGTGACGTCCGCCGAGTTCCGCGACGAGGTGCTCGCACTTGCCAAGGGCCTGCTCGCCCAGGGCATCCGGTTCGGGGACCGGGTCGCGATCATGTGCCGTACGCGCTACGAGTGGACGCTCTTCGACTTCGCCCTGTGGACGATCGGCGTCCAGGTCGTGCCCATCTACCCCACCTCCTCTGCCGAACAGGTCTTCTGGATGCTGTACGACGCCGAGGTGTCGGCCGTCATGGTGGAGCACGAGGACCACGCGATGACCATCGCCACGGTCGTCGACCGGCTGCCGCAGCTGCACAAGCTGTGGCAGCTCGACGTGGGCGCCGTGCAGGAGCTGTACGAGGCCGGCGCGCACATCGACGACGAGGTGGTCCACCGGCACCGGCGCGCGGTCACGCCCGAGTCGACCGCGACGATCATCTACACCTCCGGCACCACCGGCCGCCCCAAGGGCTGTGTGATCTCCCACGCCAACTTCATGTTCGAGGCGGACACCGTCATCGAGCGCTGGGAGCCCGTCTTCCACTCCAAGCGGGGCGACGAGGCGGCCACGCTGCTGTTCCTGCCGCTCGCGCATGTCTTCGGGCGGATGGTGCAGGTCGCCGCCTTCCGCGGGAAGGTCAAGTTCGGGCACCAGCCGCAGCTGAACGCGGCGGCCCTGCTGCCGGACCTGGCCGCGTTCCAGCCGACCTTCTTCCTGGCCGTGCCGTACATCTTCGAGAAGGTCTTCAACGCCGCTCGCCGCAAGGCCGAGAAGGACGGCAAGTCGGGTCCCTTCGAGAAGGCCGTCGAGGTCGCCGTGCGCTACGCGGACGCGATCGAGTCGAAGGCCTGGGGCATCGGGCCCGGCCCCTCCGCGAGCCTGCGCATGCAGCACCAGTTCTTCGACAAGGTCGTCTACTCCAAGGTGCGCGCCGCCATGGGCGGCCGGGTCAAGCACGCGATGTCGGGCGGCTCGGCGATGGACCGGCGGCTCGGGCTGTTCTTCGCGGGCGCCGGCGTCTCCATCTACGAGGGGTACGGACTCACCGAGTCCACGGCGGCCGCGACCGCCAACCCGCCCGAGCGCACCCGGTTCGGCACCGTCGGCCAGGCGATCCCCGGCACCACCGTGCACATCGCGGACGACGGCGAGATCTGGCTGCACGGCGGCAACGTCTTCCAGGGCTACCTCAACAACCAGAAGGCCACCGACGCCGCCCTGCACGACGGCTGGCTCGCCACCGGTGACCTGGGCTCGCTCGACGAGGACGGCTATCTCACCATCACCGGGCGCAAGAAGGAGATCCTGGTGACCTCCGGCGGCAAGAGCGTCTCGCCTGGGATCCTGGAGGAGCGGGTGCGCGACCATCCGCTCGTCGCCCAGTGCATCGTCGTCGGCAACGACCGGCCGTACATCGCGGCACTCGTCACGCTCGACTCCGAAGCCGTCGAACACTGGCTCCAGATGCGCGGCAAGCCGCAGTTGTCGCCTGCCCAGTTGGTGCGCGACCCCGACCTGGAGACCGAGGTGCGGCGCGCGGTGGTCGCCGCGAACACATTGGTCTCGCAGGCCGAGTCGATCCGTACATTCCGGATACTGGCCCACCAGTTCACCGAGGAGCACGGGCTGCTGACGCCTTCGCTGAAGCTGAAGCGGAAGGCGATCGAGAAGGCGTACTCGACGGAGGTCGAGGCGTTGTACCGGGCCTGA
- a CDS encoding ABC transporter ATP-binding protein, giving the protein MNAPVLEAVGIGVRFGGVHALDGVDLALCPGEVCGLIGPNGAGKTTLFDALSGIRRPDEGRILLDGTDITRRSPVWRARHGMRRTFQRQQLFGQLTVADNLVVAQEWRGGGGGLAADLLAAPTRRPYERERRKRADAVLRTCGLEELGGSYAGALPVGRARMVELARAVADPPRVLLLDEPASGMTDSEIRHLLSVIRHLSVEEGCAVLLVEHNVAFVMELCARVVVLDLGSVLAEGTAAEVHADPRVREAYLGMATA; this is encoded by the coding sequence ATGAACGCTCCCGTGCTCGAAGCCGTAGGCATCGGCGTCCGCTTCGGCGGCGTCCACGCCCTCGACGGCGTGGACCTCGCGTTGTGCCCCGGCGAGGTGTGCGGACTCATCGGACCCAACGGCGCCGGGAAGACCACCCTCTTCGACGCCCTGTCGGGCATCCGCCGCCCCGACGAGGGCCGCATCCTCCTCGACGGGACCGACATCACGCGCCGCTCCCCCGTCTGGCGCGCCCGCCACGGCATGCGCCGTACCTTTCAGCGTCAGCAGCTGTTCGGCCAGCTCACCGTGGCCGACAACCTGGTGGTCGCTCAGGAGTGGCGGGGCGGCGGAGGCGGCCTCGCGGCGGATCTGCTGGCGGCGCCCACTCGGCGTCCGTACGAGAGGGAACGCAGGAAGCGGGCGGACGCGGTGCTCAGGACGTGCGGCCTTGAGGAGCTCGGGGGCAGCTACGCGGGAGCCCTGCCGGTGGGCCGGGCCCGGATGGTCGAACTCGCGCGCGCGGTGGCGGACCCGCCCAGGGTGTTGTTGCTGGACGAGCCCGCAAGTGGGATGACGGACAGTGAAATCCGTCATCTGTTGTCTGTCATCCGTCATCTGTCAGTTGAAGAAGGTTGCGCCGTCCTCCTCGTCGAACACAACGTCGCCTTCGTCATGGAACTCTGCGCCCGCGTCGTCGTCCTCGACCTCGGCAGCGTCCTCGCGGAGGGCACGGCCGCCGAGGTACACGCCGACCCGCGGGTGCGCGAGGCGTACCTCGGCATGGCAACGGCCTGA
- a CDS encoding trypsin-like peptidase domain-containing protein: MTGTSYWVDLYQAQQRLGGGFLLTRRFVLTALHCLRGLSLDEHVGIELADGERVEGRVCRQDKEADLALVEIGAGHQVTLPIPAADVARDGDRWRGPYRPAANDVHLSGRVSAGAAQHLCVGGATIEALQLTTDQHLGDYSGYSGGPVEGVGDDGTRQPAVVGILIEQAPDRAAEARAANVLFAATIREAIRRFDHLDVVHLIDVLRPPGPDRDHLVQDGTTPARFVGTEALLLQLDAWAQRSLIDPSQIAELKFMAVKALIDGEGNGGTA, from the coding sequence GTGACGGGCACGAGCTACTGGGTCGACCTCTACCAGGCTCAGCAGCGCCTGGGCGGCGGCTTCCTGCTCACCCGCCGGTTCGTGCTCACCGCACTGCACTGCCTGCGCGGCCTGTCGCTCGACGAACACGTCGGCATCGAACTGGCCGACGGGGAGCGGGTCGAGGGCCGCGTCTGCCGCCAGGACAAGGAAGCCGATCTGGCCCTCGTCGAGATCGGCGCCGGGCACCAAGTCACGCTGCCGATCCCCGCGGCCGACGTCGCCCGCGACGGGGACCGCTGGCGCGGCCCCTACCGGCCCGCCGCAAACGACGTACACCTCAGCGGCCGGGTCAGCGCCGGGGCCGCACAGCACCTCTGCGTCGGGGGCGCGACCATCGAAGCGCTGCAGCTCACGACGGACCAGCATCTCGGCGACTACTCCGGCTACTCGGGAGGGCCGGTCGAGGGTGTGGGGGACGACGGCACCCGGCAGCCCGCCGTCGTCGGCATCCTCATCGAGCAGGCCCCCGACCGGGCCGCCGAGGCCCGCGCCGCCAACGTGCTCTTCGCCGCCACCATCAGGGAGGCGATCCGCCGCTTCGACCACCTCGATGTCGTCCACCTCATCGACGTGCTCCGGCCACCGGGCCCGGACCGCGACCACCTCGTCCAGGACGGCACGACGCCCGCCCGGTTCGTGGGCACGGAGGCGCTCCTGCTCCAGCTCGACGCATGGGCGCAGCGCAGCCTAATCGATCCGTCCCAGATCGCCGAGCTCAAGTTCATGGCCGTGAAGGCGCTCATCGACGGCGAGGGGAACGGGGGCACCGCATGA
- a CDS encoding ATP-binding cassette domain-containing protein, with protein MSDLLGFVLSGLVSGALYALLATGLVLSYSASGLFNFAHGATAYLCALAFYELHSGLGWPAVPTAVLLVGVVAPALGLGLDRLMFRKLARVGETAQIVATIGLLVALPALGLWIVELLEDAGVSVKPAENQFGLPGVGPSPAKSWQLMDGVGVDSDQLITWVATAVVAVGLWILMRHTPLGLELRAAVDNRSLVELRGMSADRLSSIAWMLSSALAGLAGVLATPLLGLSAHDFTLFLFVSATAAVIGRFASIPLAFAGGLGLGVLQNLVAGYATFAERITGFRTAVPFLILFAGLLVLTRRQRTAGTAAAVDAPPIDYLAGRSWVRRWGPWTAAGLLLALAFYTVTTPFWSGILAQGLALSLVFVSFTVVTGLGAMVSLAQATFVTGAALVAGLLMSHGWPFAAATAVGTCAAAVLGALVALPALRLGGRSLALATLALAFLADQVLFQIGWLRNGDTGWAIPRPVFGPVDLGDDRAMGLAMIVLVALAVAALSALRHSPSGRAMLAVRSAPAAAMASGVSVIRTKLMLFTLSAGLAGFGGVMYASYSTRITATDFTAMTGLIWLAVVVAAGVRRPQFAVVAGLVYAVVPHLLSDYVTQSVHLPVILFGLAGLALANDPDGYAAAVSTRLHRRRATTTPDAPTKAPSAASPDAALELRAVHAGYDGAAVLHGVDLAVRPGEILALLGPNGAGKSTTCRVAAGLLTPLTGRVYVAGRDATRERAVGRSRAGVVLAPEGRGIFPSLTIEENLALHLRAKDERDAVYARFPGLAARRGVLAGSLSGGEQQMLALAPLLQRPPKVLIADEPSLGLAPRVVDEVFRLLTELKEAGTALLLVEEKAAEVLEFADTVAYLAQGRVTWCGSRAEVEADRLTEAYLGIAASPQGTPRSSAKGVPQS; from the coding sequence ATGTCGGACCTGTTGGGGTTCGTACTGAGCGGACTGGTCTCCGGCGCGCTGTACGCCCTGCTCGCGACCGGGCTCGTGCTGTCCTACTCGGCCTCGGGGCTGTTCAACTTCGCCCACGGCGCCACCGCCTACCTGTGCGCGCTCGCCTTCTACGAGCTGCACTCGGGCCTCGGCTGGCCCGCCGTGCCGACGGCCGTGCTGCTGGTGGGTGTCGTGGCGCCCGCGCTGGGCTTGGGTCTGGACCGGCTGATGTTCCGCAAACTGGCGCGGGTCGGCGAGACGGCCCAAATCGTCGCCACCATCGGGTTGTTGGTGGCGCTGCCCGCGCTGGGGCTGTGGATCGTCGAGCTGCTCGAGGACGCCGGGGTGTCCGTCAAACCGGCCGAGAACCAGTTCGGGCTTCCGGGGGTCGGGCCGAGCCCGGCGAAGTCGTGGCAGCTGATGGACGGCGTCGGCGTCGACTCCGACCAGTTGATCACCTGGGTCGCGACCGCCGTGGTCGCCGTCGGGCTGTGGATCCTGATGCGGCACACGCCGCTTGGACTCGAACTCCGGGCCGCGGTGGACAATCGCTCGCTCGTGGAGCTGCGCGGGATGAGCGCGGACAGGCTGTCGTCGATCGCCTGGATGCTGTCGTCAGCGCTCGCCGGACTCGCGGGTGTGCTCGCCACTCCTCTCCTCGGCCTGTCCGCCCACGACTTCACGCTCTTCCTCTTCGTCTCGGCCACGGCCGCGGTCATCGGCCGCTTCGCCTCCATTCCGCTGGCCTTCGCGGGCGGACTGGGGCTCGGGGTGCTGCAGAACCTGGTCGCCGGGTATGCGACGTTCGCCGAGCGGATCACCGGTTTCCGTACGGCCGTTCCGTTCCTGATTCTCTTCGCCGGGCTGCTGGTGCTGACGCGGCGACAGCGGACGGCGGGCACGGCGGCGGCCGTCGACGCGCCGCCCATCGACTACTTGGCGGGCCGGTCGTGGGTACGGCGCTGGGGCCCCTGGACGGCCGCCGGGCTGCTGCTGGCCCTCGCCTTCTACACGGTCACGACCCCCTTCTGGAGCGGCATTCTCGCCCAAGGGCTCGCCCTCTCCCTGGTGTTCGTCTCGTTCACGGTGGTGACGGGGCTCGGCGCGATGGTGTCGCTGGCGCAGGCGACCTTCGTGACGGGCGCGGCGCTGGTGGCGGGGCTGCTGATGAGCCATGGCTGGCCCTTCGCGGCGGCCACGGCGGTGGGGACCTGCGCGGCCGCCGTACTGGGCGCCCTGGTGGCGCTCCCGGCGCTGCGGCTCGGCGGGCGTTCGCTCGCCCTCGCGACCCTCGCGCTCGCCTTCCTCGCCGACCAAGTCCTTTTCCAGATCGGCTGGTTGAGGAACGGCGACACGGGCTGGGCGATTCCGCGACCGGTCTTCGGACCGGTGGATCTGGGCGACGACCGCGCGATGGGCTTGGCGATGATCGTGCTCGTCGCGCTGGCCGTGGCGGCGCTCAGCGCGCTGCGTCACTCGCCGTCCGGGCGTGCGATGCTCGCCGTCCGCTCGGCTCCGGCGGCGGCGATGGCGTCGGGCGTGTCGGTGATCCGCACCAAGCTCATGCTGTTCACGCTGTCGGCCGGACTCGCGGGCTTCGGCGGCGTGATGTACGCGTCCTACAGCACCCGCATCACCGCGACCGACTTCACCGCGATGACCGGGCTGATCTGGCTGGCGGTCGTCGTGGCGGCGGGGGTGCGCCGCCCCCAGTTCGCCGTGGTCGCGGGCCTCGTCTACGCCGTCGTACCGCATCTGCTGTCGGACTACGTCACCCAGTCCGTCCATCTGCCGGTGATCCTTTTCGGCCTGGCGGGGCTGGCGCTGGCCAATGACCCGGACGGCTACGCGGCGGCGGTCTCCACCCGCCTGCACCGCAGGCGCGCGACGACGACACCGGATGCGCCGACGAAGGCACCTTCGGCGGCATCCCCCGACGCGGCCCTCGAACTCCGGGCCGTACACGCCGGATACGACGGCGCCGCCGTCCTGCACGGCGTCGACCTCGCGGTCCGCCCCGGCGAGATCCTTGCCCTCCTCGGCCCGAACGGCGCCGGCAAGTCCACCACCTGCCGTGTCGCCGCCGGGCTCCTGACCCCGCTCACCGGCCGGGTGTACGTCGCCGGGCGGGACGCCACACGCGAGCGGGCCGTCGGGCGGTCTCGGGCGGGGGTCGTGCTGGCGCCCGAGGGGCGCGGGATCTTCCCGTCCCTCACCATCGAGGAGAATCTCGCCCTGCACCTGCGCGCGAAGGACGAACGTGACGCCGTGTACGCGCGCTTCCCCGGCCTCGCGGCGCGCCGCGGCGTCCTCGCCGGCTCGCTGTCCGGCGGCGAACAGCAGATGCTCGCGCTGGCGCCGCTGCTTCAGCGCCCGCCGAAGGTGCTCATCGCGGACGAGCCCTCGCTCGGCCTCGCCCCGCGCGTGGTCGACGAGGTGTTCCGGCTGCTGACCGAGCTGAAGGAGGCAGGGACCGCGCTGTTGCTGGTCGAGGAGAAGGCCGCCGAGGTCCTCGAGTTCGCGGACACGGTCGCCTATCTCGCTCAAGGGCGGGTGACGTGGTGCGGTTCGCGCGCCGAGGTGGAGGCGGACCGGCTGACGGAGGCGTACTTGGGCATCGCGGCCTCGCCGCAGGGGACGCCCCGGTCATCGGCCAAGGGGGTGCCCCAGTCATGA
- a CDS encoding Lrp/AsnC family transcriptional regulator, translated as MEMESHTFDKLDLQLLAALEVDGRAPFSRIAEVLGVSDQTIARRYRRLCAEGGLRVVAVRDAQALGQDHWMLRLRCAPDNAEAIADALAKRPDTAWIGLASGGTEVVCMTRPRSPDDHDELLLGKLPRTPSIMEIRAHQLLHRFFGGPNGWLGKFTVLTDDQIAALRPEPPGITGPARIDPEDEPLVAALERDGRATYPELQRATGRSESAVKRRLAGLIASGAVYIDVEYHSEILGYPLAACLWITAAPAALHSVGQALATHDEIAFASATAGPSNVVVTAVARDTAGLYAYLSEGLGRLEGVQYVETTPFLRRVKQLTYARPAR; from the coding sequence ATGGAGATGGAATCCCACACCTTCGACAAACTCGATCTGCAGCTGTTGGCGGCACTGGAGGTGGACGGCCGGGCGCCCTTCAGCCGGATCGCGGAGGTGCTGGGCGTCTCCGACCAGACGATCGCGCGGCGCTACCGCAGGCTGTGCGCCGAGGGCGGGCTCCGCGTCGTCGCCGTCCGCGACGCCCAAGCGCTCGGCCAGGACCACTGGATGCTGCGGCTGCGCTGCGCGCCCGACAACGCGGAGGCGATCGCGGACGCGCTGGCCAAGCGCCCCGACACCGCCTGGATCGGGCTCGCATCGGGCGGTACCGAGGTGGTCTGCATGACGCGCCCCCGTAGCCCCGACGACCACGACGAACTGCTGCTCGGCAAGCTTCCGCGCACCCCGAGCATCATGGAGATCCGCGCCCACCAGCTGCTGCACCGCTTCTTCGGCGGACCCAACGGCTGGCTCGGCAAGTTCACCGTGCTGACGGACGATCAGATCGCCGCGCTGCGCCCCGAGCCGCCGGGCATCACCGGCCCCGCCCGGATCGACCCCGAGGACGAGCCGCTGGTCGCCGCCCTCGAACGCGACGGACGCGCCACCTACCCCGAGCTCCAACGGGCCACCGGCCGCTCGGAGTCCGCCGTCAAACGCCGGCTGGCCGGGCTGATCGCCTCCGGCGCCGTGTACATCGACGTCGAGTACCACTCCGAGATCCTCGGCTACCCCCTCGCCGCCTGCCTGTGGATCACGGCCGCCCCCGCCGCGCTCCACTCCGTCGGCCAGGCTCTCGCCACCCACGACGAGATCGCCTTCGCCTCCGCGACAGCGGGCCCCTCCAACGTCGTCGTGACCGCCGTAGCGCGCGACACGGCGGGCCTCTACGCCTACCTGAGCGAGGGGCTCGGCCGCCTCGAAGGCGTGCAGTACGTCGAGACGACGCCGTTCCTGCGCAGGGTCAAGCAGCTCACCTACGCGAGGCCGGCACGCTAG
- a CDS encoding CU044_2847 family protein, producing the protein MADVRVETVALDTAGNRQIASRTRATSSLGERAAEIEEAIVQASSIAQRSLAQVPERDGWQITSLDVTFGLTLAAEAGVILSKASAEASFEVTLTVERTPGNP; encoded by the coding sequence ATGGCCGATGTCAGGGTCGAGACGGTCGCACTCGACACAGCCGGGAACAGGCAGATCGCCAGCAGAACACGGGCGACGTCATCCCTCGGCGAGCGCGCCGCCGAGATCGAGGAGGCGATCGTCCAGGCCTCCTCCATCGCCCAGCGGTCCTTGGCGCAGGTCCCCGAGCGCGACGGCTGGCAGATCACCAGCCTGGACGTCACCTTCGGTCTGACCCTCGCGGCCGAAGCCGGCGTCATCCTGTCCAAGGCTTCGGCGGAGGCCTCGTTCGAGGTCACCCTCACCGTGGAGCGCACTCCGGGGAACCCGTGA
- a CDS encoding ABC transporter substrate-binding protein has translation MSRPIRTMTAAVAALLLATTACNSASSGGGSDKAGSSVRGVTDDSIKVGGIVSMTTATGYSKKDTDLGAKARFDRANAEGGVNGRKIDYLGAEDDGQDPAKNLAAARKLVQQDKVFAIAPMSSTTFSGADFLQQQKVPTFGWGTLPSFCGPTYIYGFGGCMVPMPGGTISQTWPEGLKHVTGGSQGKSVAILANDSDAGTFAIRTYKQSFTSAGYKVTFAKSSVPAGAVPSDWSAYTKEILRSNGGKAPDAVVSVMQTPYNIGLFTALKRTGYEGVLTDPTDYDPSLLAKSATKKALDGVHILLSFQPFEQDSAAMRQFKEDIGKAAGKSVPLNMHMTTGYMSADLFLAIAEKAGKDLTVASFQKAADAFSDTGTMVGDRAEPRGRKESFGCGALVQLKDGKYVVSAPFTCYSPIPFK, from the coding sequence GTGTCGCGACCGATCCGCACCATGACCGCCGCCGTGGCCGCGCTGCTGCTCGCCACCACCGCCTGCAACTCGGCTTCCAGTGGCGGCGGTTCGGACAAGGCGGGGAGCTCCGTACGCGGGGTGACCGACGACTCCATCAAGGTCGGCGGGATCGTCTCGATGACGACCGCCACCGGGTACTCGAAGAAGGACACCGACCTCGGCGCGAAGGCCCGCTTCGACCGGGCGAACGCGGAGGGCGGGGTCAACGGCCGCAAGATCGACTATCTCGGCGCCGAGGACGACGGACAGGACCCGGCCAAGAACCTCGCCGCGGCACGCAAACTCGTCCAGCAGGACAAGGTGTTCGCGATCGCGCCGATGAGTTCGACGACCTTCTCCGGGGCGGACTTCCTGCAGCAGCAGAAGGTACCGACCTTCGGCTGGGGCACCCTGCCCTCGTTCTGCGGGCCGACATACATCTACGGCTTCGGCGGCTGCATGGTGCCGATGCCCGGCGGCACCATCTCACAGACCTGGCCGGAAGGGCTCAAACACGTGACGGGCGGCTCACAGGGCAAGTCCGTGGCGATCCTGGCCAATGACAGCGACGCCGGCACCTTCGCCATCCGCACCTACAAGCAGAGCTTCACCTCGGCGGGCTACAAGGTGACCTTCGCCAAGTCGTCCGTGCCCGCGGGCGCCGTGCCGAGCGACTGGTCGGCGTACACCAAGGAGATCCTGCGCAGCAACGGCGGCAAGGCACCCGACGCCGTGGTCTCCGTGATGCAAACCCCGTACAACATCGGTCTGTTCACGGCGCTCAAGCGCACCGGGTACGAGGGCGTGCTCACCGATCCCACCGACTACGACCCGTCGCTGCTCGCCAAGAGCGCGACGAAGAAGGCGCTCGACGGGGTGCACATCCTGCTGTCGTTCCAGCCGTTCGAGCAAGACAGCGCGGCGATGCGGCAGTTCAAGGAGGACATCGGGAAGGCGGCCGGAAAGAGCGTTCCCTTGAACATGCACATGACGACCGGGTACATGAGCGCCGACCTCTTCCTCGCCATCGCCGAGAAGGCGGGCAAGGATCTGACGGTGGCGTCCTTCCAGAAGGCGGCGGACGCTTTCTCCGACACGGGCACGATGGTCGGCGACCGGGCCGAACCCAGGGGACGCAAGGAGTCGTTCGGCTGCGGGGCCCTCGTCCAGCTCAAGGACGGGAAGTACGTCGTGTCGGCGCCCTTCACGTGCTACTCGCCCATTCCCTTCAAGTAG